The Leifsonia sp. ZF2019 DNA segment GTGCGCTATCTGGGGCAGACCCATGGCTCCGGGGGATACCGACGGAACACGGCCGCCGCCGACCATCTGCATCGAGACGTCGTGGCTTCGCTGCGCGCGATGAGAGAACCCGCCCCGACCTACCCGCGCGCACCATCCATCACACAGGCCGCGCGCTCATGACGATGCCCACAAAGTTCGACGTGGCGATCGTACGGTGGGCCGGACGCATCGAAGAGCTCGCCGCCGACCTGCCGGACCTGTCCAGCACGGACTTCTCTGCTCGCCGTGTGGCGGAGAAGACTCTTTCCGATGAAGTGGCCCGAGAGTTCACCACTCCGGCAGCGCCCGAGGTGACCGTGTCGGCCGTCGAGATTCCCATCGCGAAAGCTGCCCCGATTCGGGCCCGACTCTATCGACCCGAGCACCTGCTCGGCAGCGCACCGACGCAGCTGTTCCTTCACGGTGGAGGCTTCGTATCCGGCACCGTCGATGAGCTGATCAATGACCGACTCCTCACGTTCCGTGCCCGAGCCGCCGATATCCAGATCCTCTCCATCGAGTACCGCCTTGCTCCCGAGCATCCGTACCCGGCGGCGGTCGACGACGTCCTCGCCGTGCTCGCCGCCCTTCGCGACAACCCGGGGTTCCTGTCCGTCGATGCGACCCGCGTGGGTGTCGGCGGTGCATCGGCGGGCGCGAGCATCGCCGCCAGCGTCGCGCTGCGCGTGCGTGCGGACGGCGGGTTCGCACTCCTCCACCAAGCCTTGGAGGTGCCCGCCCTCGCCCTGCGCCCGATGGGGGAGTCAGCCGCCCTGTACGCGCGCGGGTACGGGCTGGACGGGTACGAGCAACTGGGGGCGCTCTATCTCCCCGATCCGAGCCCGCCGGACGCCTATGCCGAGCCCGCTCTACTGACGGATCCGATGGATCTGCGGGGACTGCCCGAGACCTGGATCCAGGTAGCCGAACACGATCCGCTGCGAGACGCGGCACTGACCTTCGCGGAGGCTCTGCGACGCGCCAATGTACCCGTCACCGTCGAGGTCGGCGAGGGCCACGTTCACGGATCGCCGGGACTGACCGCCGTGTTCGAACCCGCCCGCCGCTGGCAGCGCCACCTCGCCGCTACCCTCCGCCGCGCCTACCACCCCGCTACCTGACCAAGCCAGCCACAACTCTTGGAGACGATGATGTTTTCCGCCACACCCGCACCGACACCCGCGCCTCGAGCAGCCACGGACACCTCTTCTCCGCTGCCGGACGACGCGCCTGGCGTCCCTCAACCACGTCTGTTCCTGCCGCTGTTCATCTTGGCGTGGTTCGGCGTCACCTTCGCGCTGGGCACGATCAGCGGTGCCTCCATACCCAAAGCCCTCGCCTACCTCGACGATGCCGGCAAGGCCACGAACCTGTCCGTGATCGCCGCGATCGGGGGGGTCGTCATCATCGTGACGACGCCGTTGTTCGGACGGCTCTCCGACCGGACCATGTCTCGCGCCGGGATGCGTAAGCCCTGGCTGGTCGGCGGCACCCTCGTGGCGGTCGTCGGCGTCGTCATCCTCTCCACCACACAGGGGGTGGCGTGGACGATCATCGGGTGGGTGACGGTGCAGACCGGATTCAGTGCCACCAACATGGTCATCCATGCCCTCCTCGCCGATCAGATATCGGCCCGCATCCGTGCGCGCGTCGCCGCTGCCGCGGGGGTGGCCACCGGGCTCGGGCTGATCATCGGCGCGCAGGTCATGGCGATGCTGCCCAACGACGCCCAATGGACGTGGTTCGCGGTCCCCGGGCTTGTCGGCGCGTTGCTCAGCGTGGTGATGATCTTCAGCTTCCGCGACATCGTCCGCACCGAGCGCGCTCCCCGCATGCGGTGGGCCGACGTGGTGTCCACCTACTGGCTGAACCCGCTGCGGTATCGCGACTTCTTCTGGGCGTGGGCATGCCGGTTCCTGGTAACAATGTCCATCACCGCCATCTCCACCTACCTGCTCTTCCTCATCCTCGACCGCCTGGACATCCCCATCGAGGACGCCTCTGGTGTGCAGGCGATGGCACTTCTCATCTTCAGCGTCGGCAACATCGTCACGGCGATCTTGTTCGGCTGGATCTCCGACCGCACCGGAAGACGCAAGATGATCGTTCTTGCCTCGAGTCTGTTGAGTGCAGCGGGGCTGGCGATCGCGATGATCGCCCCTGACGTCGGTGTGTTTCTCCTTGGCATCGGGATCGTCGGAGCCGCGCAGGGCGCGTACGTCTCGGTCGATGTCGCCCTGATGACCGAGGTGCTGCCCAGTTTTGCCGAGGCCGGCAAAGACCTCGGAATCGTCGCCCTGTCCTACCAGATCCCGCAACTCCTGATCCCCATTCTGGCTCTACCTCTCCTCGCTGCAGCGGGAGGCAGTTACGACCTGTTCTTCATCGCTGCGATCGTCCTGGCGATCGTCGGCGGGCTCGCTGTCATCCCTATCCGCTCGGTTCGCTGAGTCGGGTGTGCAGATGGCGACTCAACTCGGGTAGCACTGCCGTCGATGAAAGGAAAAACACCATGACCATTCCTGCGACCGGTCGATTCCCCAACGACTTTCTCTTCGGTGTGGCCACCGCCGCCTACCAGATCGAAGGTGCCGCCCACGAGGACGGCAGAAGGGACTCCATTGGGTACACCTTCGCACGACTCCTCGCAGCTATTCTCGACGGAGCCACCGGAGACGTCGCCTGCGACCACTATCACCGCTACCGGGAGGATGTCGCGCTCATGGGCGACCTCGGAGTGAACGCGTACCGGTTCTCCACCTCGTGGGCCCCGGGTGCCCCGACGGCACCACCCCCAACCCGCGAGGGATCGACTTCTACAAACGCCTGGTCGACGAACTCTTACATCGAGGCATCACGCCGTGGGGCACCCTCTACCATTGGGACCTCCCGCAGGCACTCCAAGACCGGGGCGGGTGGACCAGCCGCGATGCCGTCGACGCCTTCACCGCCTATGCCTTGACGCTGCACGACGCACTCGGCGACCGGGTAGCGCACTGGACCACACCGAACCAACCCCAGTGCTCCGCCTTCGTCGGCCATATCGCCGGCCAGCATGCCCCGGGCCATACCTCCGTCGGCGAGGGTCTCCTCGCCGCTCAACACCTTCTCCTCGCCCACGGGCGCACCGTCCGAGCGCTCGAGACCGGGACGACACCCTGCGGCTGGGCATCACCCTCAACCTGACAGTGGCCGACCCGGTCGACCCCGTCAGTACGGCCGACCTCGACGCCGCCAGACGATTCGAGGGTCAATTCGTGGCGTGATCCGTGACGCGGTCGATCGGCGGTCACGGTGCGTCCAGCACGGCCTGCAGAGCGAGGGCGAGTCCATTCGCCAACGCGTCGTCGTCGGCATCGACGAGAGGCGGCAACTGAACGACGTATCGGCTGAACGCGAAGCCCATGATCAGCGAGCTGACCATGCCCGCCCGCAGCGCGGCATCCTGTCCGCCGGGGGGAAGGAAGGGACGCACCTGGCTCTCGAAGATCGAGCGCACGCGGGCCGCGGCCTGAGGATCGTGTGCGGACGCGCGCAGCAGAATGCGCAGTGCCCGGCCCGGGTTCTCGCTGCCCCACAGCTCGATGGCGTGACGCGCGAGGGCTGCCCCGAGATCGCGCGCATCGACGGCTTCGGCGTGGGGGATGTCGATCGTCGGCGTGGTCGCTTCGACGAACAGGCGTTCCTTACTGGCGAAGTAGCGCACCACCATCGCGGGATCGATCCCGGCGTCGGTGGCGATCGCGCGGATGGTGGTTCGTTCGAAGCCATCGGCTTCGAAGCGGCCGGTGGCTGCGTGGAGGATCGCGTCGCGTGAGCGTCTGCCTTTGGCAGTGAGCGCGGGTCTGTCGTCAGTGGGCACGATCCCAAATTAGCAACAAGCGTTGACTTTTGTGTGGGTGTCTGAAATTGTCAACGCATGGTGACTTCTACTCCTCCCCAGGTCGACGTTCTGATCGTCGGCGCAGGTGCCGTCGGTCTGACCGCGGCAGTCGCTCTCCGTCGACGCGGTGTCCGCGTCCGAATCGTCGACGCCGCACCCGCGGGGGCCACGACGTCGCGGGCTGCGGTGATCCATGCCCGGACCCTGGAGGTCCTCGACGAGATCGGGGTCGCCGCGCGGATCCGCGACGAGGGCGTGGTCGTGCCGGACTTCACTGTCCGCGAGCGTGCGAGGACGCTGGCGCACATCGATTTCCGCGGCCTCCGCACGCCGTACCCGTTCACTCTGATGCTGTCCCAGGCACGCACCGAGGAGATCCTCGATGCCGCGCTCATCGACCTCGGCTGCCGAGTGGAGA contains these protein-coding regions:
- a CDS encoding alpha/beta hydrolase fold domain-containing protein — protein: MTMPTKFDVAIVRWAGRIEELAADLPDLSSTDFSARRVAEKTLSDEVAREFTTPAAPEVTVSAVEIPIAKAAPIRARLYRPEHLLGSAPTQLFLHGGGFVSGTVDELINDRLLTFRARAADIQILSIEYRLAPEHPYPAAVDDVLAVLAALRDNPGFLSVDATRVGVGGASAGASIAASVALRVRADGGFALLHQALEVPALALRPMGESAALYARGYGLDGYEQLGALYLPDPSPPDAYAEPALLTDPMDLRGLPETWIQVAEHDPLRDAALTFAEALRRANVPVTVEVGEGHVHGSPGLTAVFEPARRWQRHLAATLRRAYHPAT
- a CDS encoding MFS transporter, with product MAWFGVTFALGTISGASIPKALAYLDDAGKATNLSVIAAIGGVVIIVTTPLFGRLSDRTMSRAGMRKPWLVGGTLVAVVGVVILSTTQGVAWTIIGWVTVQTGFSATNMVIHALLADQISARIRARVAAAAGVATGLGLIIGAQVMAMLPNDAQWTWFAVPGLVGALLSVVMIFSFRDIVRTERAPRMRWADVVSTYWLNPLRYRDFFWAWACRFLVTMSITAISTYLLFLILDRLDIPIEDASGVQAMALLIFSVGNIVTAILFGWISDRTGRRKMIVLASSLLSAAGLAIAMIAPDVGVFLLGIGIVGAAQGAYVSVDVALMTEVLPSFAEAGKDLGIVALSYQIPQLLIPILALPLLAAAGGSYDLFFIAAIVLAIVGGLAVIPIRSVR
- a CDS encoding TetR/AcrR family transcriptional regulator, which produces MPTDDRPALTAKGRRSRDAILHAATGRFEADGFERTTIRAIATDAGIDPAMVVRYFASKERLFVEATTPTIDIPHAEAVDARDLGAALARHAIELWGSENPGRALRILLRASAHDPQAAARVRSIFESQVRPFLPPGGQDAALRAGMVSSLIMGFAFSRYVVQLPPLVDADDDALANGLALALQAVLDAP